A portion of the Miscanthus floridulus cultivar M001 unplaced genomic scaffold, ASM1932011v1 os_959_1_2, whole genome shotgun sequence genome contains these proteins:
- the LOC136535465 gene encoding ribose-phosphate pyrophosphokinase 1 — MELLIMIDACRRASAKNITAVIPYFGYARADRKMQGRESIAAKLVANLITEAGAHRVLACDLHSGQSIGYFDIPVDHVYGQPVILDYLASKTICPNDVVVVSPDVGGVARARAFAKKLSDAPLAIVDKRRPGHNQAEVVNLIGDVRGKVAVMVDDMIDTAGTISKGAELLHKEGARAVYACSTHAVFSPPALQRLSSGLFQEVIITNTVPVQHLHSFPQLTVLSVANLLGETIWRVHDDCSLSSIFK, encoded by the coding sequence ATGGAGCTCCTCATCATGATCGACGCCTGCCGGAGGGCCTCCGCCAAGAACATCACCGCCGTCATCCCCTACTTCGGCTACGCCAGGGCCGACAGGAAGATGCAGGGCCGCGAGTCCATCGCCGCCAAGCTGGTGGCCAACCTCATCACGGAGGCCGGCGCCCACCGCGTGCTGGCCTGCGACCTCCACTCGGGCCAGTCCATCGGCTACTTCGACATCCCCGTGGACCACGTCTACGGCCAGCCCGTCATCCTCGACTACCTGGCCAGCAAGACCATCTGCCCCAACGACGTCGTGGTGGTGTCGCCGGACGTGGGAGGGGTGGCCAGGGCGCGCGCCTTCGCCAAGAAGCTCTCCGACGCGCCGCTGGCCATCGTCGACAAGAGGCGGCCGGGACACAACCAGGCCGAGGTGGTGAACCTCATCGGTGATGTCAGGGGAAAGGTTGCCGTCATGGTGGACGACATGATCGACACGGCCGGGACCATCTCCAAGGGCGCCGAGCTGCTGCACAAGGAGGGAGCGCGAGCTGTGTACGCCTGCAGCACCCACGCGGTCTTCAGCCCACCCGCGCTGCAGAGGCTCTCCAGCGGCCTCTTCCAGGAGGTGATCATCACCAACACCGTGCCGGTGCAGCACCTGCACAGCTTCCCGCAGCTCACCGTCCTCTCCGTCGCCAACCTCCTCGGCGAGACCATCTGGCGTGTTCACGACGATTGCTCCCTCAGCAGCATCTTCAAGTGA